The Paenibacillus uliginis N3/975 genome has a window encoding:
- a CDS encoding Cof-type HAD-IIB family hydrolase — protein MNHKFKLLALDMDGTLLQDDHEVSPETVKWIKEAVRQGVHVCLSTGRAFSNAYPYAQQLELTTPMITVNGSEVWRAPYDLYRRSLLDVELVRKMHALAVETGSWFWAYTVDQMYNRDNWAGDIDTKEWLKFGYHMDDDDVRHNILMRLQEMDGLEITNSSPSNFEINPKGINKAEGIKQVCQLLGLDISQAVAVGDSLNDLAAIQQAGLGVAMGNAQQTLKDEADVVVASNNDDGIVEVIRDYILCGE, from the coding sequence ATGAATCATAAGTTCAAACTGTTGGCATTGGATATGGACGGAACACTGCTTCAGGATGATCATGAGGTTTCACCGGAAACAGTGAAGTGGATTAAGGAGGCAGTTCGGCAAGGGGTTCATGTATGCTTGTCCACAGGCCGGGCATTTTCCAATGCATATCCTTATGCACAACAGTTGGAGCTTACAACCCCGATGATCACCGTGAATGGCAGTGAGGTTTGGCGGGCGCCCTATGATTTGTACCGCCGTTCGCTGCTTGACGTAGAGCTTGTTCGCAAAATGCACGCACTCGCTGTTGAGACCGGCTCTTGGTTCTGGGCCTACACCGTAGATCAGATGTACAACCGGGACAACTGGGCCGGAGACATTGATACTAAGGAATGGTTGAAATTCGGTTATCATATGGATGACGATGATGTACGACATAATATTCTTATGAGGCTTCAAGAAATGGATGGCCTAGAGATCACGAATTCATCGCCCTCTAACTTCGAGATTAATCCTAAGGGAATTAATAAGGCTGAAGGCATCAAGCAGGTGTGTCAGCTTCTTGGACTTGATATATCACAGGCGGTCGCTGTAGGTGACAGTCTGAACGATTTGGCAGCAATTCAACAGGCTGGCTTAGGCGTTGCTATGGGGAATGCCCAGCAGACCCTCAAGGACGAAGCGGACGTTGTAGTGGCCAGTAACAATGATGACGGTATCGTCGAAGTGATCCGTGATTATATTTTGTGTGGGGAGTGA
- a CDS encoding DUF456 domain-containing protein — protein sequence MDVLGWIIVIALFLVGMAGAIYPILPGVVAIYLALFVYGWFFTFEHYNALFWIIQTLILVMLFVADYAVNAWGVKKLGGSKASIWGSTIGLIIGPFVIPAFGLVIGPFVGAFLGEMLAGSAPGKSVKVGLGSLLGLFSSIVVKIVLQLAMIIIFFVWIF from the coding sequence GTGGATGTATTGGGTTGGATCATAGTCATCGCCCTGTTTCTGGTCGGTATGGCCGGTGCTATTTACCCGATCCTGCCTGGCGTGGTCGCCATTTATTTGGCACTGTTCGTTTACGGCTGGTTCTTTACTTTTGAGCATTACAATGCGTTATTCTGGATTATTCAGACCTTGATCTTAGTTATGCTGTTTGTTGCCGATTATGCAGTTAACGCCTGGGGTGTTAAAAAACTGGGCGGCTCCAAGGCATCCATCTGGGGAAGCACCATCGGTTTAATTATCGGTCCATTTGTCATTCCCGCTTTCGGTCTTGTGATCGGTCCGTTTGTCGGAGCCTTTCTCGGGGAGATGCTGGCAGGCTCAGCACCGGGAAAATCGGTTAAGGTAGGACTCGGTTCGTTACTAGGCCTATTCAGCAGTATTGTAGTGAAGATCGTTTTACAGCTTGCTATGATTATTATTTTCTTTGTTTGGATTTTTTAG
- a CDS encoding putative polysaccharide biosynthesis protein codes for MSKKDTFIRGTIILAAAALVARVLGLAQRIPLEHMLNDIGDASFTIANNVYLMLLALATAGIPSTLSKMVSERYALNRPAEAKRVYQAALFFSAGAGVVMTLLLYFVAPYYATYVAEVPESAAAIQALAPALLLFPTIAMMRGYFQGRNFMTVGGVSQIVEQIARVVTGIGLAYILVRLGYDDTWVAAGASFGGVLGSIAAFGVMIFFAIKLRRQDRKQNLPGADRSIPLGGIYKAIFTLSIPIVLSSLAVPAINFIDGSIVKPLLTGEIGAEEATAALAVLGTRAQSIAGIPPILAIALSQSLIPIISAAYARKDQDHLQRQVTLALKISILTGMPIVLALVAASYSVNGLLFSSLNGSGIIAMLTFGTIFQITMMTSGSILLGIGKAKVSMVHVMIGIVIKLGASALLAPLFGIYGIIGATSLCFLVITVLNLRAIKAIVPFSILGSRWTGFIITALAALGIGYGVNQLGIQMVDLMPARLAFFITCLLVGAVVVIIYLVLLIMLGVLRQSELSSYPRLLQKLFRPLMRLQPSRLRERG; via the coding sequence TTGTCAAAAAAAGATACATTCATCAGAGGTACGATCATACTGGCAGCAGCTGCATTAGTGGCCCGGGTATTGGGTCTGGCCCAGCGGATACCGCTGGAGCACATGCTCAATGATATAGGGGACGCGTCCTTTACGATTGCAAACAATGTGTATTTAATGCTGCTGGCCTTGGCAACGGCTGGTATCCCGAGCACACTCAGTAAGATGGTATCTGAGCGCTATGCGCTGAACAGACCGGCCGAGGCCAAGCGGGTTTATCAGGCAGCGCTATTCTTTTCGGCTGGTGCCGGGGTTGTCATGACGTTGCTACTCTATTTTGTCGCGCCTTATTACGCCACCTACGTTGCGGAGGTACCGGAATCTGCTGCTGCAATTCAGGCTCTGGCTCCAGCGTTGCTGCTTTTCCCAACTATTGCGATGATGCGGGGGTATTTCCAGGGTCGGAACTTTATGACGGTTGGCGGGGTATCACAGATCGTGGAACAGATCGCCAGGGTGGTGACCGGTATTGGTCTGGCTTATATTCTGGTCCGCCTCGGTTATGATGACACATGGGTAGCGGCAGGGGCGTCCTTTGGTGGTGTGCTCGGAAGTATTGCTGCTTTTGGCGTCATGATCTTTTTTGCCATTAAGCTGCGCCGTCAGGATCGGAAACAGAATCTGCCAGGAGCGGATAGGTCCATTCCTCTTGGGGGTATTTATAAAGCTATTTTTACTTTGTCCATTCCGATTGTGCTGTCGTCACTTGCGGTTCCAGCGATTAACTTCATAGACGGTTCCATTGTTAAACCATTGCTGACCGGAGAAATCGGTGCCGAGGAGGCAACGGCGGCTCTAGCGGTATTAGGGACGAGGGCGCAAAGTATCGCGGGAATTCCACCAATCCTTGCGATCGCACTGAGTCAATCCTTGATACCGATTATCTCTGCTGCGTATGCCAGAAAAGATCAGGATCATCTGCAGCGTCAAGTTACACTCGCCTTAAAGATATCGATTCTGACGGGAATGCCTATTGTACTTGCTCTGGTTGCTGCATCCTACTCCGTAAATGGCCTACTTTTCAGCTCATTAAACGGCAGTGGGATTATCGCTATGCTGACCTTCGGTACGATATTCCAAATCACGATGATGACTTCAGGCTCCATCCTGCTTGGAATCGGGAAAGCCAAGGTTTCAATGGTTCACGTGATGATCGGTATTGTTATCAAGCTGGGCGCAAGTGCCCTGCTCGCTCCGCTGTTCGGGATTTATGGAATCATTGGCGCTACATCTCTATGCTTCCTCGTGATCACAGTGCTTAACTTACGTGCAATTAAAGCCATTGTCCCGTTCTCTATTTTGGGCTCTCGTTGGACAGGCTTTATCATTACAGCACTGGCTGCTCTAGGTATAGGTTATGGAGTAAACCAGCTGGGGATCCAAATGGTCGACTTGATGCCTGCCCGGCTTGCTTTCTTTATCACATGTTTGTTGGTAGGAGCGGTCGTTGTAATAATTTATCTGGTCCTGCTTATCATGTTAGGTGTACTGCGGCAGTCGGAGCTTTCGAGCTATCCACGTCTGCTGCAAAAGTTGTTCCGTCCTCTCATGCGCCTTCAGCCTTCACGGCTTCGGGAACGTGGTTAG
- a CDS encoding response regulator transcription factor, producing the protein MKQSAAVLLVEDDREIARIVCDHLRKEEYHVTWASTGKEGWEDFKLGHYDLVLVDLMLPEVDGFTLCRSIRKESEVPMLIISARIEDESKIRGLDLGADDYVTKPFSLEELSARIGSHLRRYRRYQNQQDTEKAVSYAHGLSIDFSSKSVYLNKELLLLTAKEWELLCLLAKNPFEIFSKSALYEHVWQQEDVNGNNTVTVHIKSLRAKLKDDTRSSSFIQTVWGVGYRFIGEVL; encoded by the coding sequence ATGAAGCAGAGCGCAGCGGTACTGCTGGTGGAGGATGACCGGGAGATTGCAAGGATTGTGTGTGATCATTTGCGTAAGGAGGAATACCATGTAACCTGGGCATCAACAGGCAAGGAAGGCTGGGAAGATTTTAAGCTGGGGCATTATGATTTAGTGCTGGTTGATCTTATGCTTCCTGAAGTGGATGGGTTCACACTTTGTCGGAGCATTAGAAAAGAATCGGAAGTGCCAATGCTAATAATCAGTGCCAGGATTGAGGATGAAAGTAAGATCCGAGGGCTTGATCTCGGCGCAGATGATTATGTGACCAAACCTTTCAGCCTGGAGGAATTAAGTGCAAGGATCGGATCTCATTTAAGGCGATACCGGCGGTATCAAAACCAGCAGGATACGGAGAAGGCGGTCAGCTATGCTCATGGCCTGAGCATTGATTTTTCCAGCAAAAGCGTCTATCTAAACAAAGAGCTTCTGCTGCTGACGGCGAAAGAGTGGGAATTGCTGTGCCTCTTGGCCAAAAACCCTTTCGAGATTTTTTCCAAATCGGCTCTGTATGAGCATGTCTGGCAGCAGGAGGATGTGAATGGGAATAATACGGTCACAGTCCATATTAAAAGTTTAAGAGCAAAGTTAAAGGATGATACCCGCTCATCTTCCTTTATTCAGACTGTCTGGGGCGTCGGCTACCGCTTTATTGGAGAGGTACTATGA
- a CDS encoding sensor histidine kinase translates to MKIRNWLMISYIIVMLLPIMALYLFYITVSSYDQKRDMLEYMEFTKSLSELEPVLENPVYYKIQPQKQYRKVDSLADKSMRITLYRYDGILLYSSSQEPFVGRLTKLDKNQLYKNVNQFQKNLRTYSVKKPVTGSEGELVGFYEVTISRDEWLRGVQDRTILIFGGLFIFMIIVFLTVVYLLNRKLNQPLQSLQRQMTAFADGRKVLSSNPPSNDEIGELQTYFYRMKEQIEKSQQEVVQQQKEKEYILAALSHDLKTPLTVIQAYSEALQSNRQLSEKEKKEYQTILFEKLAYMKQLIDDLTLYATLQASHHQTELVEVEGEEFFDMLLSGYEEPCSKKGIKLRIDQRISGTYRVNVKQMVRLADNLVANAIRHTDSGKEILLAALSSDEHLSQEVFPVFKEELDEWRKGGTIILIQNEGNSIPEPMQEKIFLPFVQVDGSRGHGGSSGLGLSIAKMLIERHEGKIKLWSSAGYGTLAACWIKER, encoded by the coding sequence ATGAAAATCAGAAATTGGCTGATGATTAGTTATATTATTGTTATGCTGCTGCCGATTATGGCTCTGTATCTTTTCTATATCACTGTGAGCAGCTATGATCAAAAGCGAGACATGCTCGAATATATGGAGTTTACTAAGTCACTATCTGAACTTGAGCCTGTCTTGGAAAATCCGGTTTATTACAAAATACAGCCGCAGAAGCAGTATAGGAAAGTGGACAGTCTGGCTGATAAGTCGATGAGAATTACACTGTATCGTTATGATGGCATCCTGCTCTACTCTTCCTCGCAAGAGCCGTTTGTAGGCCGGCTTACTAAGCTGGATAAGAATCAGCTATACAAAAATGTGAATCAGTTCCAGAAAAATCTGCGCACATATTCTGTAAAAAAACCTGTGACTGGCAGTGAAGGTGAATTAGTCGGGTTTTATGAGGTGACCATCAGCAGGGATGAATGGCTGAGGGGTGTGCAGGACCGCACGATTTTAATTTTTGGCGGACTGTTCATCTTTATGATCATTGTCTTCTTAACAGTTGTATATTTGCTGAACCGGAAGCTGAATCAGCCCTTGCAGTCGCTGCAACGACAAATGACCGCTTTTGCGGACGGCAGGAAAGTCTTATCATCAAATCCTCCCTCTAACGATGAAATTGGAGAGCTGCAGACTTATTTTTATAGAATGAAAGAACAGATCGAAAAGTCGCAGCAGGAAGTTGTTCAACAGCAAAAAGAAAAAGAGTACATTCTTGCCGCTCTATCGCATGATCTGAAGACGCCCTTGACTGTCATCCAGGCTTATTCGGAAGCATTACAAAGCAACCGGCAGCTATCTGAAAAAGAAAAGAAAGAATATCAGACTATTTTATTTGAAAAATTGGCATATATGAAGCAATTGATTGATGATTTGACGCTTTATGCCACTTTACAGGCCTCACACCACCAAACAGAGCTGGTTGAAGTGGAAGGAGAGGAATTCTTTGATATGCTTCTTTCCGGTTACGAAGAACCATGCTCGAAGAAAGGGATAAAGCTCCGTATCGACCAAAGAATCTCCGGTACTTACAGAGTAAATGTTAAGCAGATGGTTCGGCTTGCTGATAATTTGGTGGCCAATGCCATTCGCCATACAGATTCAGGAAAAGAGATTCTGCTTGCTGCACTATCGTCAGATGAGCATCTATCACAAGAAGTTTTCCCCGTATTTAAAGAGGAATTAGATGAATGGCGAAAAGGCGGAACCATAATATTGATTCAAAATGAAGGAAACAGCATACCGGAGCCTATGCAAGAAAAAATATTTCTTCCTTTTGTCCAGGTAGACGGATCGAGAGGGCATGGCGGAAGCTCGGGGCTAGGGCTGAGCATAGCCAAAATGCTGATCGAGAGACATGAAGGGAAAATAAAATTGTGGTCCAGCGCTGGATACGGAACCTTGGCCGCATGCTGGATAAAAGAAAGGTAG
- a CDS encoding LolA family protein, whose product MKIRNLLIVPVAAIFMLSGCTGNITASSEDIMSYVLETDNKLETYMGEGELKIFTNDELTEDVSFKEYAGTDGKRKFVSVDKLRDKKSYTLNDGKQVLMYEEGSNQAQSIDLAGIDLPSNLTQKEQLTRMLESLQDHYTYEVVGEEKLLGKNTYHLKVKAKSKNSLLGDMEFWVDQKTWFLVKSNSISGDIRSEVTYTSLDDSPSFDSNTFTLDLPEDVEIKALNTEYPTHSGTLAEAVEALGHPFLVFQDSEEKIDKVEWNIYEGELNRTEVTVYYTEQDIPSSTLSIFEIPKGEGAKIKGNVTVRGMKGEYMEDLRVLTWDEGKLRYSIMIDHPDITKEEIIKKVDKMELSSGRES is encoded by the coding sequence TTGAAGATAAGAAATCTGTTAATCGTACCTGTTGCAGCTATCTTTATGTTATCAGGATGCACCGGGAATATCACCGCTTCTTCGGAGGATATTATGTCTTATGTACTGGAGACGGATAATAAGCTCGAAACGTATATGGGCGAAGGAGAACTCAAGATTTTTACGAATGATGAGTTGACTGAGGATGTGTCCTTTAAGGAGTATGCCGGAACTGATGGAAAAAGAAAGTTTGTTTCAGTTGATAAATTGCGTGATAAGAAGTCTTACACACTAAATGACGGTAAACAGGTGCTGATGTATGAAGAAGGAAGTAACCAGGCTCAATCGATTGACCTTGCAGGCATAGATTTGCCAAGCAACCTGACGCAAAAAGAGCAGCTGACCAGGATGCTCGAAAGCCTGCAAGACCACTATACGTATGAAGTGGTGGGAGAGGAAAAATTACTTGGTAAGAATACTTATCATTTAAAGGTAAAAGCCAAGTCGAAGAATTCTCTTTTAGGAGACATGGAGTTTTGGGTTGATCAAAAAACATGGTTTCTGGTTAAGTCAAATTCTATCTCAGGCGATATCCGTTCTGAAGTGACTTACACATCACTGGATGATTCACCAAGTTTTGATAGTAATACCTTTACGCTTGACCTGCCTGAAGATGTAGAAATCAAGGCATTGAATACGGAATACCCAACCCATTCAGGAACGCTGGCGGAGGCTGTTGAAGCACTGGGCCATCCTTTTCTTGTATTCCAGGATTCCGAAGAGAAGATAGATAAAGTGGAATGGAACATCTATGAAGGCGAGCTGAACAGAACAGAAGTAACCGTTTATTATACCGAGCAGGATATCCCTTCATCGACACTGAGCATTTTTGAAATCCCTAAAGGAGAGGGTGCTAAGATTAAAGGAAATGTGACGGTACGAGGTATGAAGGGTGAATATATGGAAGACTTACGCGTACTCACCTGGGACGAAGGAAAACTACGCTATTCCATTATGATTGACCATCCGGATATCACCAAGGAAGAAATAATCAAAAAAGTAGATAAAATGGAGCTGAGCAGCGGAAGAGAAAGCTAA
- a CDS encoding DUF2515 family protein produces MSHSKGFKTGRQSIWSLLFSVPRAAAEAFGGLTAAWIASSELRRYPKDLAWNEGAARSITCLLDKTAEGCQRERAGQTMRFDPLLRDSTAENNLGQLPAQDHLLIQRIHEAVTEANKSNITRTRAYLEFYEDYPEIHWALLAHMVSRNAGWNMSDLQSGLMSDLTDNRFKSHLYRFLERCNALIFQDAYPQLLLYKFSKQKEQSYFHLLPYFHVSAFMSPFWERFWIDRNSSLLTVALIINEQNYIENRVVRHPYFRKNVLDAPSFQLHELARLNQIIFPLGDTRCRHDLFKQSILPLRPLVGLTMKHFDDPSTRIKAGKSLYAMLFGYEDIYRGVFKYVHCSPHLGSRSEYWPALFTTQRNKTMNSLVESKELLQSEWLTNGHQLYSPLLEDVWHDTEYEPIPRFDWFQEPTMLRHLSKPIRPFLVDMTHAHRTALERTAFAHDLSGHLNP; encoded by the coding sequence ATGAGCCATTCCAAAGGTTTCAAGACCGGTCGCCAGTCTATCTGGTCACTGCTGTTTTCCGTCCCTCGTGCTGCTGCTGAAGCATTTGGCGGTTTAACCGCCGCTTGGATTGCGTCCAGTGAACTTCGGCGCTACCCTAAGGACCTAGCCTGGAATGAAGGCGCCGCCAGAAGTATCACATGTTTGCTGGATAAAACTGCCGAAGGATGCCAGCGAGAACGCGCAGGTCAAACGATGAGGTTCGATCCCTTGCTCAGGGATTCAACGGCCGAAAATAACCTGGGTCAGCTTCCCGCACAAGATCATCTTCTCATCCAGCGTATTCATGAAGCTGTTACCGAAGCCAATAAAAGCAACATTACACGTACCCGGGCTTATCTCGAGTTTTACGAGGACTATCCAGAGATTCATTGGGCTCTTCTTGCTCACATGGTTTCTAGAAATGCCGGATGGAATATGTCCGACCTGCAGAGCGGTCTCATGTCCGATTTGACCGACAACCGGTTCAAGAGCCATCTGTATCGGTTTCTCGAACGTTGTAATGCCTTGATATTTCAAGACGCCTATCCGCAACTTTTGCTCTATAAATTTAGCAAACAGAAGGAACAAAGCTACTTTCATCTTCTCCCTTATTTTCACGTTTCGGCATTCATGTCTCCATTTTGGGAGCGGTTTTGGATCGATCGGAACAGCAGCCTGCTGACTGTCGCCTTGATCATCAATGAGCAAAATTATATAGAAAACCGTGTCGTACGCCACCCATATTTCCGTAAAAATGTATTAGACGCTCCATCTTTCCAGTTGCACGAGCTTGCGCGGTTGAATCAAATCATTTTTCCATTAGGCGATACCCGCTGCAGACATGATTTATTTAAACAATCCATCCTGCCTCTTCGGCCTTTAGTCGGATTGACCATGAAGCATTTTGACGATCCATCAACCCGGATCAAAGCTGGAAAATCGCTGTATGCCATGCTGTTTGGATATGAGGATATTTACCGCGGCGTATTCAAATATGTCCACTGCTCACCGCATTTGGGCTCACGCTCGGAATACTGGCCAGCCCTATTCACAACACAGCGCAATAAAACTATGAACTCACTTGTAGAAAGTAAAGAGCTCCTTCAATCAGAGTGGCTGACAAACGGCCATCAGCTATACAGCCCGCTCCTTGAAGATGTGTGGCATGATACGGAGTACGAGCCTATTCCCCGCTTTGATTGGTTTCAGGAACCTACCATGTTGCGTCATCTAAGCAAGCCTATTCGCCCTTTTCTGGTTGATATGACCCATGCCCACCGCACTGCGCTGGAGAGAACGGCATTCGCTCATGATCTGAGCGGGCACTTGAATCCATAA
- a CDS encoding thioredoxin family protein: MEKITSEAEFQVSIQSPRLTVAVFKADWCVDCKFIDPFMPEVESKYSDRLTLVEVDVEAVGDVSQQQNIMGIPSFVAYTDGRELVRFVNKLRKSREEIETFLDRALEVYGTIHK; encoded by the coding sequence ATGGAAAAGATTACATCAGAAGCTGAATTTCAGGTATCGATTCAGTCTCCTAGATTGACGGTTGCTGTATTTAAGGCAGACTGGTGCGTCGATTGTAAATTTATTGATCCATTTATGCCGGAAGTGGAGAGTAAATATTCCGACCGGTTAACACTGGTGGAAGTTGATGTTGAAGCCGTTGGTGACGTAAGCCAGCAGCAAAACATTATGGGCATCCCAAGCTTCGTAGCCTACACAGATGGTCGTGAGCTGGTCCGGTTTGTAAATAAGCTGCGCAAGTCACGGGAAGAAATTGAAACTTTCCTAGATCGCGCTTTAGAGGTATACGGAACAATCCACAAGTAA
- a CDS encoding COX15/CtaA family protein, producing the protein MNNKQLKWLSYLTCLVMFLATFGGMVVTKTGSGMGCGQEWPLCNGKFVPAYTLSSMIEYSHRAISGMAGLSALASLIAFWKFKRERRDLVTYAVLTSIFVILQAIMGAMAVMKPQSAAVMALHFGFSLVAFASSVMLALGMRRIEQTKESGRLEQLPRVSKSFRNLVWATTIYSYIVVYIGAFVSHTDSREGCSGWPLCNGEIIPELSGGVGIAFMHRVAAALLLIVVAIMGHFAFWRNRDNREIQMLGVAAVTLCLLQVLSGPLLMATMHNEELYIFAALGHTLLISVLFGVLCYLSVRAWQLSKLEAPLSEESIPFNNRV; encoded by the coding sequence GTGAATAATAAACAATTAAAATGGCTTAGTTACTTGACGTGTCTGGTCATGTTTCTGGCAACCTTTGGCGGTATGGTCGTAACTAAAACCGGTTCGGGCATGGGGTGCGGACAGGAGTGGCCTTTGTGTAACGGCAAGTTTGTTCCCGCTTACACATTGTCATCCATGATAGAGTACTCCCACCGTGCTATCAGCGGAATGGCCGGCTTGTCGGCTCTTGCTTCTTTGATTGCGTTCTGGAAGTTTAAGCGCGAGCGCCGTGACCTCGTTACATATGCGGTCCTGACCTCCATATTTGTCATTCTTCAAGCAATTATGGGCGCAATGGCTGTTATGAAGCCGCAATCCGCAGCTGTGATGGCGTTGCATTTCGGATTCTCCCTTGTTGCGTTCGCAAGCTCTGTCATGCTTGCATTAGGTATGCGCAGAATTGAGCAGACCAAAGAGTCTGGTAGGCTCGAACAGCTGCCTCGGGTGAGCAAGTCATTCCGTAATTTGGTCTGGGCTACAACGATATATTCCTATATCGTCGTGTACATCGGTGCGTTTGTCAGTCACACCGATTCGAGGGAAGGCTGTTCGGGGTGGCCGCTGTGCAACGGCGAGATCATACCAGAGCTTTCCGGTGGAGTAGGTATTGCATTTATGCATAGAGTTGCAGCTGCACTTCTGCTTATCGTGGTCGCGATCATGGGGCATTTTGCATTTTGGCGTAACCGGGATAACCGTGAAATTCAAATGCTTGGAGTCGCCGCAGTGACGCTCTGTTTACTGCAAGTTCTGAGCGGTCCACTGCTGATGGCAACGATGCATAATGAAGAACTGTATATTTTTGCAGCTTTGGGACATACACTGCTTATTTCTGTGTTATTTGGAGTTTTATGTTATTTAAGTGTAAGGGCATGGCAGTTAAGCAAGCTTGAAGCACCACTTAGTGAAGAGTCAATCCCTTTCAACAATAGAGTATAA
- a CDS encoding UbiD family decarboxylase, with product MNYQNVRQWLETLGKEKDLAVIEAPVDPYLELAEIHRRVIEEGGPALLFTNVKGTPYPVATNLFGTPRRVDLAFGPRPEQLIKSLIGATETLLPPTMSALWNERGLIKDILKIGMKTVPEQEAPVLAVKFTENPLKDLPKVTSWQADGGPFITLPLVYTESPSNPKDHNLGMYRIQLYDDQTTGVHWQIHKGGGFHYYEAEQQNQPLPVSVFIGGPPALIASAIAPVPEHLPELLLASLILGGKLPMTDNPLGGHRIPAEVEFAIQGLVPPYERRLEGPFGDHYGYYSLAHDFPVFHVKHMWRRKDAIFPATILGKPRQEDYYLGNFLQQLLSPAFPMIMPSVRSLWTYAETGFHALTAAVVRESYSREALVSAFRILGEGQLSLTKFLMLTNRPLDLSDFTETLEAVLERFNPTTDLFIFNKTSHDTLDYTGEKLNHGSKAVMMGIGQPIRELPRTYEDGDIPGIDQVIPYCRGCLVVSGASYEREPSLAERVMHHMDSRNTAWPMIVLVDDAAEVSATQTSFLWSVFTRFNPATDIFAAAEVRDHHLSYKLPLVIDARMKPGYPDVLIPREDIVEIVDKRWKQYFGKTTV from the coding sequence GTGAATTATCAAAATGTACGCCAATGGCTGGAAACGCTGGGAAAAGAAAAAGATCTGGCTGTGATTGAAGCACCAGTCGATCCATATCTGGAGCTGGCAGAAATTCATCGCCGCGTTATTGAAGAAGGCGGCCCAGCTCTTCTGTTTACCAATGTAAAGGGGACACCGTATCCTGTGGCTACCAACCTATTTGGTACACCGAGACGGGTTGATCTGGCGTTCGGCCCACGGCCTGAACAACTGATAAAATCGCTTATCGGCGCTACTGAAACGCTGCTTCCTCCTACAATGTCCGCGTTGTGGAATGAACGGGGGCTTATTAAGGACATTTTAAAGATAGGAATGAAAACGGTGCCTGAGCAGGAAGCGCCTGTTCTGGCGGTTAAGTTTACCGAAAATCCGTTGAAGGATCTGCCGAAGGTAACCAGCTGGCAAGCGGACGGTGGGCCTTTCATCACCTTGCCGCTGGTGTATACGGAAAGCCCTTCGAATCCAAAAGATCATAATCTGGGCATGTACCGGATTCAGCTTTATGATGACCAGACGACAGGAGTCCACTGGCAGATTCATAAAGGCGGCGGTTTCCATTACTATGAAGCTGAACAGCAGAACCAGCCTCTGCCAGTTTCTGTCTTTATTGGTGGCCCTCCGGCGCTAATTGCTTCAGCGATTGCTCCTGTTCCAGAGCATTTACCTGAACTGTTACTGGCATCGTTGATTCTCGGGGGGAAGCTTCCAATGACGGATAATCCGCTTGGAGGCCACCGTATCCCTGCTGAGGTGGAATTTGCGATTCAAGGACTTGTTCCGCCGTATGAACGTAGGCTCGAGGGGCCTTTTGGCGATCATTACGGTTACTACTCGTTAGCACATGATTTCCCAGTATTTCATGTTAAACATATGTGGCGCCGAAAGGACGCCATCTTCCCGGCTACCATCTTAGGAAAACCGCGACAGGAGGATTACTATCTCGGTAATTTCCTGCAGCAGCTGCTCTCGCCGGCTTTCCCGATGATCATGCCTTCAGTACGTTCGTTATGGACATATGCAGAAACAGGCTTTCACGCCCTTACGGCTGCTGTTGTCCGTGAAAGCTATTCGCGGGAGGCGTTGGTATCGGCTTTTCGAATTTTGGGTGAAGGACAGCTTTCTTTAACCAAGTTTCTCATGCTGACGAATCGTCCGCTTGATCTTTCTGATTTTACCGAAACACTTGAAGCTGTATTGGAACGGTTTAATCCGACCACAGATTTGTTCATATTTAATAAAACATCTCATGATACGCTGGATTATACTGGTGAGAAGCTGAACCACGGCAGCAAGGCTGTCATGATGGGCATTGGCCAGCCGATTCGTGAGCTTCCACGCACTTATGAAGATGGGGATATTCCGGGGATCGATCAGGTCATTCCCTATTGCAGAGGCTGTCTTGTCGTCTCGGGCGCATCATACGAAAGGGAGCCTAGTCTTGCTGAACGGGTGATGCACCATATGGACAGTCGGAACACAGCTTGGCCGATGATTGTATTGGTGGACGATGCTGCTGAGGTGTCTGCTACGCAGACTTCCTTCTTGTGGTCCGTATTTACCCGCTTCAACCCGGCTACCGACATTTTTGCGGCTGCAGAGGTTCGCGATCATCACCTGTCCTACAAGCTCCCGCTTGTCATTGATGCACGCATGAAGCCAGGCTATCCGGATGTGTTGATCCCACGGGAAGATATTGTAGAAATCGTGGACAAGCGTTGGAAACAATATTTCGGAAAAACCACGGTGTAG